The DNA window GATATTTCGGCAATCTGCTTAAAACTCATTCACGGAAAGTTCTTTTATTATAAAGATCAAAAGTGGAACTTTCCTATTCGCTACAAAAAGAACTTTTATTATTGGAGGAAATTATGAATATTGCTTTAATAGCCCATGATAATAAAAAAAAGCAGCTAGTTAATTTTTCCATTGCATATAAGCATATTCTTGAAAAGCATAGTCTTTTTGCTACAGGAACCACTGGTAAGTTAATTATAGAAGCTACAGGCCTCAGTATAGTTCGCATGATGTCAGGCCCTTTAGGAGGAGATCAGCAAATAGGAGCAAAAGTAGCAAGCAATGAAATGGATCTTATAATCTTTTTAAGAGATCCCCTAACGTCTCAGCCTCATGAGCCAGATGTTCAGGCACTGCTTAGATTAAGTGATGTTCACTCTATTCCTATCGCTACAAACATTGCCACAGCAGAGCTTTTGATAAAATCCCTTGAAAGAGGAGATATGCATTGGAGAGAAATTATTAGCCAATCTAAAGAGCATAATCATATAGATTAAATAAAAAACCTACGGTTGTGAAATCGTAGGTTTTTTTCTGATATAAACTGATTTTCTGAACGCTTTTATCAGAAAGAAAGCAATAGCGAACAAATAAATTTGTGTTTCAGGACCGTTAAATTGTAATAAAATCACCTTCTTAAAAATATAAATATACTAAACTGAAAGAGGGTGATTATAATAGGTATAAAAGAAAAGATAAATAAAAATATAAGCAATGTATTAAATAGTCTAAGAAAAAAAAGAGTTTATAATACCTATAATAATAGTAATGGAGTAAGCTTTTATAGAAAACAGCTCAATAAAGTAATAATTTGTATTTTAATCATATTAGCAGTATTGATAATTAAAAAAGCAAATATAAAATTTACTAATAATATAATCAGAATAGTAGACGAGTCTGTTAATTATTCATTTGATATAAAAGAAGATACAAAAAAGATCTTTGATTTTGTAAAAGGTGCAGTTAAGATACCAGATAAGGTAATCGAAACATTTAATATGAATGCCTTTAATTGATAGGAAGGTTTCCTAAATGAAGATATTAAAAATTAAAAACATTAGCATTAAAGTAAATATTTTTATGCTAATTGTATTTGCGTTATACTTTATGCTTGGTTATTTTATTGAAGTCCTTGTTATAGTATTTACTGTTTTAATTCATGAGATTTCTCATAGCCTTGCGGCTAGAAAGTGCGGATTTGAGATAAACGAAATCGAAATATTTCCTTTTGGAGGAATAGCGAGATTTGAGTACATGAAAACAATTTACCCTAAGGAAGAAATATTTATATGTGCAATAGGGCCTCTAAGTAATTTTGCAGTAATGATTGTATTTATGGGACTTAAAAGTCTTTATTTTGATAATTATTTATTTGATTATATAATTAAAATTAATAAACTGATGTTTATAATAAATATTTTTCCTGTCTTTCCTCTTGATGGTGGCAAGATAATTAGAGCTGTATTATCCTTATTTATTGGTTATAAATCTTCTACAACTAAGCTGTCATATATTACATATATGCTATGTACAATTATTATACTCTATGATATATTAAATGGGTTAATAGGTGATGGCACAAGCTTAAGTCTAATAGCAGTATTTACTATAATAGCTGCCAAGAAAGAAAGGGAAATGGCAGCTTTTGCTTTCATAAAATCTATTACAGGAAAAACAAATGAAATTAATAGGAAAAAGAAAATGAAGGCTCATCTTTTAGTTTGTATTAAAACAATCAATATAAAAGAAGCCTTAGATTGTTTTTTACCTAATAGATACCATATATTTATTATTATCAAAAGTAATGGGGAAACTATTGGTACTATAACAGAAAGCCAATTACTAGAGGGGATATATAGCTATGGTCTTGATATTACACTAGAAGAACTACTAATAGAAACTAAAAAATGATAAAATAATAAATATGCAGAAAATAAAGATGTATGTTGAACAACTAAAAGGAAAAGGATGAGATAAATGTTAGATAAAGGGCAGTTTGAAAAAATTTTAAATAGAGTTGAAAAGCCGGCTAGGTATATTGGAAAGGAACAGAATATTTCATTAAAAGATATTACTGAAGATACGGTTAGATTTGCATTTGCTTTTCCTGATGTTTATGAGGTAGGTATGTCTCATCTAGGGATGCATATTCTCTACAATCTCTTAAACAGTAAGGATGATATATACTGTGAAAGAGTGTTTGCACCTTGGACTGATATGGAAGAAGAAATGAGAAAGAACAATATTCTATTGTATGCTCTAGAAAGCAAAGATTTTATAAAAGATTTTGACTTTATGGGATTCACACTTCAATATGAGATGAGCTATACGAATATAATCAATATGATTGACCTGGCAGGAATTTCTATTATGTCAAAGGATAGGAAAAATGACGATCCATTTATTATTGCTGGAGGGCCCTGCGCTTATAATCCAGAGCCATTGGTTGGAATTGTGGACTTTTTTGTAATAGGTGAAGGAGAAGAAGTAACACTAGAAATAATTGAGATATATAAAAAGTGGAGAAAAAGTGGAGGAGAAAGAAAAGAGTATTTAGAAGCAATAGCTAGCATTGAAGGAGTATATGTGCCAGAGCTTTATAATGTAGATTATAACGAAGACGGGACTATAAAAGCCTTTTATCCTATGGATGCCAAGCATCCAACTAAGATTAAAAAAAGAATTATAAAAAATCTTGATGAAGCATTTTTCCCTGATAAAATAATAGTTCCATTCATAGAAACTGTTCATGATAGGGTAATGCTAGAAATATTTAGAGGTTGTACAAGAGGCTGTAGATTTTGTCAAGCAGGAATCATATATAGACCTGTGAGAGAGAGAAGCATGGATACTTTACTTGAATCTGCTAGAAAGCTTATAGAAGCAACAGGCCATGAGGAAATATCACTTTCTTCTTTAAGTACCAGTGATTACTCTCAGATTCTTGAATTAGTGAATAAACTCATAGAAGAATACAAGGATAAAAAGGTTGGTTTATCTTTACCTTCTCTTAGATTGGATTCTTTTCCTTTAGAGGTAATTGAAGAGATTCAAAAGGTGAGAAAAACAGGCTTGACATTTGCACCTGAAGCGGGTACTCAAAGACTCCGAGATGTGATAAATAAGGGAATTACAGAAAAAGACCTGTTTAAATCCACTGAGGAGGCTTTTGGCTCTGGCTGGTCAACTGTAAAATTGTATTTTATGATAGGATTACCTACTGAAACCTTTGACGATGTTATGGGAATAAAGGATTTGGCATATAGGGTAAAAGATATTTTCTTTAAAATGCCTAGAGAGCAAAGGAAGGGCAATTTAAAAGTAACAGTGAGTACTTCTTGCTTTGTCCCAAAGCCCTTTACGCCTTTCCAATGGTATCCTCAGGATAGTATTGAGATGTTTAATAAGAAGATTAATCTACTGAAAAGCAGTATCAAAGATAATAAGGTAACATATAATCATCATGATTCTAGATTAAGTTATTTAGAAGCAGTTCTAGCACGAGGGGACAGGCGTTTATCAGACGTATTGATAAAAGCATGGAAAAAGGGATGCAAATTTGATAGCTGGGGAGATAAATTTAGCTTTGAAAAATGGCTTGAAGCATTTGAGGAAACAGGAATAGACCCAGATTTTTATGCTTCTAGAGAAAGAAGCTATGATGAGATTCTTCCATGGGATTTTATAGATGTAGGAGTTTCGAAAAAATATCTTATAAATGAAAATGAAAAGGCTAAAAAAGGTGAGCTTACTAAAGATTGTAGAAAAGGATGTACTGGTTGTGGTATCAATAAAAGTTTTACAGGTGGTGTTTGCTAATGAAGATAAGAGCTAAGTTTACAAAACAAGAGTATATAAAATATATTTCTCACCTTGATTTAATGAGAGTTTTTCAGAGAGCATTTAGACGTGCTAATATCCCAGTAAAATATAGTGAAGGATTTAATCCACATCCTCAGTTTTCTTTAGCTACGGCTTTAGCTTTGGGAGTATCAAGTGATGGGGAATATATGGATGTTGAATTAGATACATATATTGAACCAGAAGAATTTAAGCAAAGATTGAATATAGTATTGCCAAATGGGATAAAAATATTAAAGGCGGTATTTTCAGATGACAAAGATTCAATAGTATCCTTAATACGATGGGCTACCTATATAATAGGATTTTCAACTAAAGAAAAGGTAACTCCAGAGGAGATTACAAGCGAGATAGATAGTTTTTTAAGCAGGGAAGAACTTATCTTAACTAAGGAAAAAAAGAAAGGGAAGAAGGTAACTGTAAAGCAACACAATGTTAGAGAAAGAATAAAAGAATTATTTCTTCTATCAAATGAAAATGATACAATTATACTTAAGACTACTTTAATGACAGGAAGTCAGGGAAACTTAAAACCAGAAGAAGTTGTAGAGTTACTTAAAGAGTATACAGAAATAAAGATTGAAGAAGATAGCTTAAAGCTTCATAGACTTGAGCTATTTGTTGAAAAAGATGGTGCAGCTTCTTTACCTATATAAGATGGTGCTAGCATAAAGTTTATTTTAGCTACAGTATAGATTTTTAGTACTCTTAGCGCTCAAATTTAGCTTTAGGAGAGATTTTATGAGTCAAATAATAATTGATGTGGGTTTACAAGAAAATAGAGTAGCCGTTATGGAGAATGCTGAACTAGTAGAATTATATATAGAGAAGGACGATAATAAAAGAACTGTTGGCAACATATACAAGGGGAGAGTTGTCAATGTGCTACCGGGTATGCAAGCAGCATTTGTTGACATAGGCTTAGAGAAAAATGCTTTTCTTTATGTAAAAGATGCAATTCCTAAAGAGATGCTCTCAAACAAAAGAATCAATCTTAAGGATATATCCATTAAGGATGTCATCAAATCAGGACAAGACATTGTTGTGCAGGTAATAAAGGAGCCCTTTGGAAACAAAGGAGCAAGAGTAACTACCCATATTACCATACCTGGCAGACATATTGTGCTTATGCCTTATACTGATTATATAGGAGTATCAAGGCGCATAAATGATGAGACTGAAAGAAATAGGTTAAGAGAAATTATTGAGAGTGTTAAGCCTGCTAATATGGGATTGATATTAAGAACTGCAAGCGAAGGCTTAGAACTAGAGGATTTCAAGGAGGATATAAGATTTCTACTAAAAGTATTAAACAAAATTGATAGTGAAAGAAACCTAGGATTTGCACCTAGAGTTATGTACAAAGACCTTGATTTAATCCATAGAACAGTGAGAGATTTGTTTACAAATAATATCGGAAAGCTGATAATCAATAGCAGAGATGAGTATAAGAGTATAGTAGAGCTTATAGAGATGATATCTCCACAATTGAAATCTAGGGTTGAGTATTTTGATTCTAGCCATGATATATTCGGATATTTTGGAATTGAGCAGGCAATTCACAGAGCCTTAGACAGGAAGGTTTGGTTAAAAAGCGGAGGCTATGTAGTAATAGATGAAACAGAGGCTTTGACGTCAATAGACGTGAATACTGGTAAATATGTAGGCAGTATTGATCTAGAGGATACAGTCCTCAGAACTAATATGGAGGCAGCAAGAGAAATAGCTAAACAGCTAAGGCTAAGAAATATTGGTGGAATAATAATTATTGATTTTATTGATATGAATAATGAATTACACGAGAAGGAAGTTCTAGAAGTATTAGAAAACGAACTAAAAAAAGATAGAACAAAGTCTACTGTTTTAGGAATGACTCAGCTAGGTTTAGTGGAAATGACAAGGAAGAAAGTAAGGAGTAGATTAACTACTAATTTATTAATGGAATGTCCTTATTGTAATGGTACAGGTAAAGTTTACTCAGAAAGCTCAGTACTGAGTTTAATCGACAAGGAAGCAAAGAGATTAAGGCTGCATACTAGTGCAGAAGCAGCTGTTTTAGAAGTAAACCCTCATACAGAAGGGTATTTGAGAGAAAACAATAACTATTTTATAAAAAGAATAGAAGAAGAATATGGTATTAAGCTATTTGTAAGAGCAAATCAATCTATTCATCATAATGAAGTCAGAGTAAAGAATATAGGAAAAATAGATTTTATAAAAGGAATTTTAGGGGAATGATTTTTTCCTTGACTTTTTGTACTTAGTCTGATAAAATTTTACTTTGTAAGTGGCCGCTCGGTGCGGGTTTTAAAACTTAGGTACCTAGCATTGGCGAGACTGGTTAGAGGAGGTGTAGTGTAATGTACGCAGTAGTTGAGACAGGCGGAAAGCAATATAGAGTTCAAGAGGGAGATGTTGTCTTCATTGAAAAAGTTGATGGAAACGAAGGCGAATCTTTAAATTTTGATAAAATACTTTTAGTTTCTAATGGTGAAGAGGTAAAAGTAGGCAAGCCATATGTAGATGGCGTTTCTGTAACTGGCAACATCGTTGAGCATGGTAAAGCTAAAAAAGTTGTTGTTTTTAAATTTAAGAGAAAAAAAGATTTCAGAAAGAAACAAGGACATCGTCAGCCATACACAAAGGTTAAGATAGAAAAAATAAATGGATAGTGTTAGACATGACGAAGATAACTATACTCAAAAATAGGAATGGTAGTATAGTAGAGTATGAGATTAAAGGTCATACTGGTTATGGAGCCTTTGGAGAAGACATACTATGTGCCTCCATATCAATTTTGAGTCAAACAGCCCTTATTTCATTAAATGAAGTATGTGGCATAAAAGAGAATGACATATTTTATTCAATAGATGATAAAAGAGGATATTTAAAAGTATCCATACCCTTTGAACTCCCTAGAGAGCAAAGGGAAAAGGCAGACATAGTACTAAAGACTATGGAAGTGGGATTAAAGGGATTGATTGATATCTATCCAGATTATATAACCCTCAAATACAGGGAGGTGTAATGAGATGATTAGAATAAACTTACAGCTGTTTGCATCTAAAAAAGGAGTAGGTAGCTCTAAGAATGGCCGTGATAGTGAATCTAAAAGATTAGGCGTTAAAAGAGCAGATGGACAATTTGTTCCAGCAGGCAATATATTAGTTAGACAAAGAGGAACAAAAATCCATCCAGGTTTAAATGTAGGCAGAGGTGGAGATGACACTTTGTTTGCTACAATTGACGGAGTTGTTAAATTTGAAAGAAAAGGTAAAGACAAAAAGCAAGTTAGTGTTTACCCAGTAGAAACATTAGCATAAGCATAATAATAAAAACCTACCAGATTTATGGTAGGTTTTTTATTGTATCATGAAAACCCCTGGTTCTACCAGGGGTTCCAAAAAGCTTTAGCTATGAGTAGATTTTAAAAACCTCCTTTGTTAAAATTAATTCAGGTTCGCCAACCGAATTAAGAACAAAGGAGGTATCCGAAATGGATAAAAATAGTTTAGCACATACTAAATGGAATTGCAAATATCACATAGTATTTGCACCAAAATATAGAAGACAAGTGATATATGGAAAAATTAAAAATGATATAGGAAAAATTTTAAGGAAGTTGTGTGAACAAAAAGGAGTGGAAATATTAGAAGCGACGGCTTGTACTGATCATATACATATGGTGGTAGCTATACCGCCTAAATATAGTGTGTCAAGTATAATGGGATATTTAAAGGGGAAAAGTTCGCTAATGATATTTGATAGACATGCGAATCTAAAATATAAGTATGGAAATAGACACTTTTGGTGCAGAGGATATTATGTAGACACAGTAGGACGTAATGAAAAAGCGATTAGAGAATATGTAAAAAATCAACTACAAGAAGATATAGCAAATGATCAAATAAGTCTACTAGAATATGTAGACCCGTTTACGGGTGAGCAAGTAAAGAAAGGCAAAAAGTAATGGATTAGCTGCTTTAGCAGCAGCCTGAGAAATAAAGCAGTTGGCGAACCATTCAATGAGCCTTAAGGCTCAAGCGAGTAACATGCCCTTATAGGGCTGAACAAACTACCCGCTGAGCGGGTAGTTTTGATTTATTGTTTATTTTTTCTATTATTATGTTAAAATATAATAGGGAAGTTATTGGAAGGAGGTGATAGTATTAGTGTTCAAATAAGTATTTTTATTGCAATTATATTATTTGTTTTATCTTTGACTAGTATAGGATCATTATTTTTACTTATTAGGAATAAACATGAAGGATATAAACTAAGACAAGAAATGGAGCTTGGTTTCTTAAAAAAAACTAAGTATTTATTAAGAGAACAAAGGCATGATTACATGAATATTTTTCAGATTATATATGGATATTTACAGTTAAATAATATAGACAAGGGCATGGAACATATTAAAAAGGCAATAACTATTTCATCTAATTCTAGTAAATGTTATTATATATCTATTTTTTCTATTTCATTGCTTTTAGAAAAAAAAGCAAAACTGGGTGAAAGTAAAGGGGTAGAAGTTATTTTTGATGTTGATAGCTATGTGGATAGTGAAATTAGAAATATTAAAGACGAAAATGTAATTATAGAATGTATTTCCAAATTATTTGATTTTTTCATTGATTGTACATATAAAGATAAGGGAGAAAGAAAGCTTTTTATAGACATATATGAGGATATCGATAAAATTGAATTTGTTTTTAGTGGAGATATTGATGCAAATTTATTGGAACAAAGGAGCAAAGCTATAAATAATATAGTTAAAATCGACGATGGATATGAGGTAGTGTTTTACTTTGATAAAACAAAAGATTTACTTTTAGAAGATACTATTTACTCCATGTCAAATAGTTATTAAAATTATACTTACTTGGAATACTAATAGATAGTTGACACATTAATAACAGTTGATATAATAAAATTATTATAGAATAAGGAT is part of the Proteiniborus sp. MB09-C3 genome and encodes:
- the mgsA gene encoding methylglyoxal synthase, whose translation is MNIALIAHDNKKKQLVNFSIAYKHILEKHSLFATGTTGKLIIEATGLSIVRMMSGPLGGDQQIGAKVASNEMDLIIFLRDPLTSQPHEPDVQALLRLSDVHSIPIATNIATAELLIKSLERGDMHWREIISQSKEHNHID
- a CDS encoding M50 family metallopeptidase — translated: MKILKIKNISIKVNIFMLIVFALYFMLGYFIEVLVIVFTVLIHEISHSLAARKCGFEINEIEIFPFGGIARFEYMKTIYPKEEIFICAIGPLSNFAVMIVFMGLKSLYFDNYLFDYIIKINKLMFIINIFPVFPLDGGKIIRAVLSLFIGYKSSTTKLSYITYMLCTIIILYDILNGLIGDGTSLSLIAVFTIIAAKKEREMAAFAFIKSITGKTNEINRKKKMKAHLLVCIKTINIKEALDCFLPNRYHIFIIIKSNGETIGTITESQLLEGIYSYGLDITLEELLIETKK
- a CDS encoding TIGR03960 family B12-binding radical SAM protein, whose product is MLDKGQFEKILNRVEKPARYIGKEQNISLKDITEDTVRFAFAFPDVYEVGMSHLGMHILYNLLNSKDDIYCERVFAPWTDMEEEMRKNNILLYALESKDFIKDFDFMGFTLQYEMSYTNIINMIDLAGISIMSKDRKNDDPFIIAGGPCAYNPEPLVGIVDFFVIGEGEEVTLEIIEIYKKWRKSGGERKEYLEAIASIEGVYVPELYNVDYNEDGTIKAFYPMDAKHPTKIKKRIIKNLDEAFFPDKIIVPFIETVHDRVMLEIFRGCTRGCRFCQAGIIYRPVRERSMDTLLESARKLIEATGHEEISLSSLSTSDYSQILELVNKLIEEYKDKKVGLSLPSLRLDSFPLEVIEEIQKVRKTGLTFAPEAGTQRLRDVINKGITEKDLFKSTEEAFGSGWSTVKLYFMIGLPTETFDDVMGIKDLAYRVKDIFFKMPREQRKGNLKVTVSTSCFVPKPFTPFQWYPQDSIEMFNKKINLLKSSIKDNKVTYNHHDSRLSYLEAVLARGDRRLSDVLIKAWKKGCKFDSWGDKFSFEKWLEAFEETGIDPDFYASRERSYDEILPWDFIDVGVSKKYLINENEKAKKGELTKDCRKGCTGCGINKSFTGGVC
- a CDS encoding TIGR03936 family radical SAM-associated protein, yielding MKIRAKFTKQEYIKYISHLDLMRVFQRAFRRANIPVKYSEGFNPHPQFSLATALALGVSSDGEYMDVELDTYIEPEEFKQRLNIVLPNGIKILKAVFSDDKDSIVSLIRWATYIIGFSTKEKVTPEEITSEIDSFLSREELILTKEKKKGKKVTVKQHNVRERIKELFLLSNENDTIILKTTLMTGSQGNLKPEEVVELLKEYTEIKIEEDSLKLHRLELFVEKDGAASLPI
- a CDS encoding Rne/Rng family ribonuclease — encoded protein: MSQIIIDVGLQENRVAVMENAELVELYIEKDDNKRTVGNIYKGRVVNVLPGMQAAFVDIGLEKNAFLYVKDAIPKEMLSNKRINLKDISIKDVIKSGQDIVVQVIKEPFGNKGARVTTHITIPGRHIVLMPYTDYIGVSRRINDETERNRLREIIESVKPANMGLILRTASEGLELEDFKEDIRFLLKVLNKIDSERNLGFAPRVMYKDLDLIHRTVRDLFTNNIGKLIINSRDEYKSIVELIEMISPQLKSRVEYFDSSHDIFGYFGIEQAIHRALDRKVWLKSGGYVVIDETEALTSIDVNTGKYVGSIDLEDTVLRTNMEAAREIAKQLRLRNIGGIIIIDFIDMNNELHEKEVLEVLENELKKDRTKSTVLGMTQLGLVEMTRKKVRSRLTTNLLMECPYCNGTGKVYSESSVLSLIDKEAKRLRLHTSAEAAVLEVNPHTEGYLRENNNYFIKRIEEEYGIKLFVRANQSIHHNEVRVKNIGKIDFIKGILGE
- the rplU gene encoding 50S ribosomal protein L21 codes for the protein MYAVVETGGKQYRVQEGDVVFIEKVDGNEGESLNFDKILLVSNGEEVKVGKPYVDGVSVTGNIVEHGKAKKVVVFKFKRKKDFRKKQGHRQPYTKVKIEKING
- a CDS encoding ribosomal-processing cysteine protease Prp produces the protein MTKITILKNRNGSIVEYEIKGHTGYGAFGEDILCASISILSQTALISLNEVCGIKENDIFYSIDDKRGYLKVSIPFELPREQREKADIVLKTMEVGLKGLIDIYPDYITLKYREV
- the rpmA gene encoding 50S ribosomal protein L27 encodes the protein MIRINLQLFASKKGVGSSKNGRDSESKRLGVKRADGQFVPAGNILVRQRGTKIHPGLNVGRGGDDTLFATIDGVVKFERKGKDKKQVSVYPVETLA
- the tnpA gene encoding IS200/IS605 family transposase; the protein is MDKNSLAHTKWNCKYHIVFAPKYRRQVIYGKIKNDIGKILRKLCEQKGVEILEATACTDHIHMVVAIPPKYSVSSIMGYLKGKSSLMIFDRHANLKYKYGNRHFWCRGYYVDTVGRNEKAIREYVKNQLQEDIANDQISLLEYVDPFTGEQVKKGKK
- a CDS encoding Spo0B domain-containing protein — translated: MEGGDSISVQISIFIAIILFVLSLTSIGSLFLLIRNKHEGYKLRQEMELGFLKKTKYLLREQRHDYMNIFQIIYGYLQLNNIDKGMEHIKKAITISSNSSKCYYISIFSISLLLEKKAKLGESKGVEVIFDVDSYVDSEIRNIKDENVIIECISKLFDFFIDCTYKDKGERKLFIDIYEDIDKIEFVFSGDIDANLLEQRSKAINNIVKIDDGYEVVFYFDKTKDLLLEDTIYSMSNSY